The following coding sequences lie in one Rutidosis leptorrhynchoides isolate AG116_Rl617_1_P2 chromosome 4, CSIRO_AGI_Rlap_v1, whole genome shotgun sequence genomic window:
- the LOC139843117 gene encoding uncharacterized mitochondrial protein AtMg00810-like translates to MLHKWHLHQLDVKNAFLNGHLTENVFMEQPLGFINSKFPGHVCQLKKALYGLKQAPRAWFQCLSASLVLLGFTCSRANPSLFIYKKGMCVLYLLVYVDDIILTGNNSSTIAGFITRLHQEFAIKDLGKLSCFLGLEVSYTDYGLFLSQTKYAHHILVRAKLLDSKPISIPLPTVASFTTDGIPFDDPTYYRSLVGALQYLTITHPDISYTVNQVSQFLQAPTLDHFQAVKRIIRYIKGTIHYGLTFYHSPKTSILGYSDADWARCIETRCFTYEYSIFLGSNLVSWSAKKQPMVAHSSCESEYRALANTTAEIVWITHLLRELHTLPPDRPTILCDNKSALFLSQNLVSHKRSKHIDIDYHFVCELVTSGKLHTKFVPTNLQFADIFAKSLPRPLFESFRSKLQAGPPPIRLRGGGGCKGLMHKKLYAELNALR, encoded by the exons ATGCTTCACAAATGGCATTTGCATCAACTGGATGTTAAGAATGCATTCTTGAATGGTCATCTTACTGAAAATGTTTTCATGGAACAACCTCTCGGTTTTATTAATTCTAAATTTCCTGGTCATGTTTGTCAACTaaagaaagccttatatggactCAAGCAAGCTCCCCGAGCATGGTTTCAATGTTTGAGTGCCTCTCTTGTTCTACTTGGATTTACTTGTAGTCGCGCGAATCCTTctttgtttatatataaaaaaggTATGTGTGTGCTATATCTACTagtctatgttgatgacatcattCTTACGGGAAATAACTCTTCTACAATTGCTGGATTTATTACACGACTTCACCAGGAATTTGCTATCAAGGATCTTGGAAAACTGAGTTGTTTTCTAGGCCTTGAAGTTTCCTATACGGACTACGGATTATTTCTTAGTCAAACCAAATACGCACATCATATTTTGGTTCGTGCTAAGCTGTTGGATAGCAAACCTATTTCGATCCCTCTTCCTACCGTGGCTTCATTTACAACTGATGGGATTCCTTTTGATGATCCTACTTATTATCGCTCGCTTGTTGGTGCTCTGCAGTATTTAActattactcatccagacatatcTTATACGGTTAATCAGGTGAGTCAATTTCTTCAGGCTCCTACTCTTGATCACTTTCAGGCTGTAAAACGGATTATTCGTTATATCAAGGGTACGATACATTATGGGTTAACTTTTTATCATTCGCCTAAAACCTCCATTCTTGGTTATTCTGATGCTGATTGGGCTCGTTGTATTGAAACACGATGCTTCACTTACGAGTATTCTATATTTCTTGGCAGTAATTTAGTTTCTTGGAGTGCTAAAAAGCAACCAATGGTTGCTCATTCGAGCTGCGAATCTGAGTATAGGGCTTTGGCGAATACTACAGCTGAGATAGTATGGATTACGCATCTCCTGCGTGAACTTCATACATTGCCTCCTGATCGTCCGACTATTTTATGTGATAACAAAAGTGCTCTCTTTCTCAGTCAGAATCTTGTCTCGCACAAACGATCTAAGCACATAGATATCGACTATCACTTTGTTTGTGAATTGGTTACCTCTGGAAAGTTACACACGAAATTTGTACCTACGAATCTTCAGTTTGCCGATATCTTCGCAAAGAGTTTGCCTAGGCCTTTATTTGAATCTTTTCGTTCCAAACTTCAAGCTGGCCCGCCACCTATTCGcttgaggggggggggggg ATGTAAAGGGCTTATGCACAAAAAGCTATATGCAGAGCTTAACGCTTTACGCTGA
- the LOC139843116 gene encoding uncharacterized protein, whose product MSVAVGFESASEVWLALENAYRHDSTDRVYTLRDQLRSLQKGTSSVAEFVKKFKALCDQLSAIASPVDELDKFHWFLCGLGPSFETLSTLRRTIKSRASLRDLFAQAESHELFLSSMQPSVPSQAAFAASSDRASSNYARGRGRGRSNNSFG is encoded by the coding sequence ATGTCTGTTGCTGTTGGTTTTGAATCGGCTAGTGAAGTCTGGTTAGCTCTTGAAAATGCATACAGACACGACTCTACAGATCGAGTTTATACGCTTCGTGATCAGTTGCGCTCATTACAAAAAGGTACCTCTTCTGTTGCAGAATTTGTTAAAAAGTTTAAGGCATTATGTGATCAGTTATCTGCTATAGCTAGTCCTGTTGATGAGCTAGATAAATTCCATTGGTTTCTTTGTGGTTTGGGACCATCGTTCGAAACTTTATCCACTCTGCGGCGTACTATTAAATCGAGAGCAAGCCTGCGTGATCTTTTTGCTCAGGCAGAAAGTCACGAGCTATTTTTGTCTTCAATGCAACCTTCGGTTCCATCACAGGCTGCCTTTGCAGCTTCTTCTGATCGTGCTTCATCTAATTATGCACGTGGCAGGGGACGAGGCCGATCCAATAACTCTTTTGGCTGA